One genomic region from Anguilla rostrata isolate EN2019 chromosome 2, ASM1855537v3, whole genome shotgun sequence encodes:
- the acp5a gene encoding tartrate-resistant acid phosphatase type 5a gives MAPPVFLLSMLLTTVPTILCYPSSFMDLEDKARNKSSIRFLAIGDWGGLPNPPYITPIEKATAQEMGKVAQQLGADFVLALGDNFYYKGVNSVHDPRFQDTFENIFTADSLNIPWYVVAGNHDHAGNVKAQIEYSRLSERWRFPNYYYELNFRVPRTGSTLTILMVDTVLLCGNSDDYEDQKPRGPVSAVEANRQLQWIQKRLERSKADFLLVAGHYPVWSVSEHGPTECLLRQLRPLLVKHQATAYLCGHDHNLQYLQESGVGYVVSGAGNFMEADMTHRHHVPRGSLKFFTGAASTMGGFVHAEVTKKRMDLTFYQARGTSLYQSRRHDRASRAV, from the exons ATGGCTCCACCTGTATTCCTCCTGTCCATGCTATTGACTACAGTTCCCACGATTCTCTGCTACCCAAGCTCTTTCATGGATCTCGAGGACAAGGCTC GTAACAAGTCCTCAATCCGGTTCCTGGCGATTGGGGACTGGGGCGGGCTGCCCAACCCCCCGTACATCACCCCAATCGAGAAGGCTACAGCACAGGAGATGGGCAAGGTTGCCCAGCAGCTGGGAGCTGATTTTGTGCTGGCTCTGGGAGACAACTTCTACTACAAGGGGGTGAACAGCGTGCATGACCCCAGGTTCCAG GACACCTTTGAGAACATCTTCACCGCGGACTCCCTGAACATCCCATGGTACGTTGTCGCTGGCAACCATGACCACGCGGGGAACGTGAAGGCTCAAATTGAGTACAGCAGGCTGTCTGAGAGATG gCGCTTCCCCAACTACTATTACGAGCTCAACTTCCGCGTTCCGCGCACGGGCAGCACCCTGACCATCCTGATGGTGGACACGGTGCTGCTGTGCGGGAACTCCGATGACTACGAGGACCAGAAGCCCCGGGGGCCGGTGAGCGCCGTGGAGGCCAATCGGCAGCTGCAGTGGATCCAGAAGAGGCTGGAGAGATCCAAGGCCGACTTCCTGCTGGTGGCGGGACACTACCCTGTGTGGTCCGTGTCCGAGCACGGCCCCACGGAATGCCTGCTGAGGCAActgcgccctctgctggtcaaaCACCAGGCCACCGCTTACCTCTGCGGTCACGATCACAACCTTCAG TACCTGCAGGAGTCGGGGGTGGGCTACGTGGTCAGCGGTGCGGGGAACTTCATGGAGGCAGACATGACTCACAGGCACCACGTCCCCCGCGGCTCCCTCAAGTTCTTCACCGGGGCCGCGTCCACCATGGGCGGCTTCGTGCACGCGGAGGTCACCAAGAAGCGCATGGACCTCACCTTCTACCAGGCCAGGGGCACCTCGCTGTACCAGTCACGGCGACATGACCGCGCGAGCAGG GCCGTCTGA
- the ilf3a gene encoding interleukin enhancer-binding factor 3a isoform X1: MPPPFRQRPMRIFVNDDRHVMAKHSAVYPTQEELEGVQNMVSHTERALKAVSDWLDEQEKGGAKGDSPDAEMEKESEPRPSEQATRTLRGVMRVGLVAKGLLLKGDLDLELVLLCKEKPTITLLKKVAENLSVQLTTITEEKYEVIQCIRDATIVIKSAKEPVLTLTIHLTSPAVREEVERQAAGDTLSVSEPPDVLDRQKCLTALASLRHAKWFQARANGLKSCVIVIRILRDLCSRVPTWGPLRGWPLELLCEKAIGTGNRPMGAGEALRRVLECLASGILMSDGPGISDPCEKETTDAISHLDRQQREDITQSAQHALRLAAFGQLHKVLGMDSLPSKMPRKPRSDTPIDYTVQIPPSSTYAPPMKRPIEEEEGGDDKSPNKKKKKLQKKSPEEKAEPAQAMNALMRLNQLKPGLQYRLVSQTGPVHVPVFTMAVEVDGKSYEASGPSKRTAKLHVAVKVLQDMGLPTGVEVKTADPVKGEEGTNDTESNPLATPAAAADPSATGPANSEAADLAENARQQGPILTKHGKNPVMELNEKRRGLKYELISETGGSHDKRFVMEVEIDGQKFQGTGSNKKVAKAYAALAALERLFPEGSTPEAAKKKKLPPMHNPGFGMMGGAPADPSSNPRGRGRGGRGRGRGRGFNNAGGYNQGGYGSYGYGNSGNSGYNNYYNNGGAGEGVGAAGGCAMGPAGGPAGGGAGAGAGGYGGFYQNDGAYSAPPPAVPKPPGKKPPLHQGGKPPFAAPPASAGGAPGGYQATPPPGQGSYSQYGQGYGPGKKNFSQNQGGGGGGGYSSYSTAYPSQVTGGGGSQEYSYEGYNNQANFNVPGGANPSYGGNQGSFGSPVGYGRGEPSMNYQYR, translated from the exons ATG CCCCCGCCGTTCCGCCAGCGCCCGATGCGCATCTTCGTGAACGACGACCGCCACGTGATGGCCAAGCACTCGGCCGTGTACCCCacgcaggaggagctggagggcgTGCAGAACATGGTCTCGCACACGGAGCGCGCCCTCAAGGCCGTCTCCGACTGGCTGGACGAGCAGGAGAAGGGCGGCGCCAAGGGCGACTCGCCCGACGCCGAAatggagaaggagag CGAACCCAGGCCCTCGGAGCAGGCCACACGCACCCTGCGCGGGGTCATGCGGGTGGGCCTGGTGGCCAAGGGGCTGCTGCTGAAGGGCGATCTGGACCTGGAGCTGGTGCTGCTCTGCAAGGAGAAGCCCACCATCACCCTGCTGAAGAAGGTGGCCGAGAACCTGTCTGTGCAGCTAACG ACCATCACCGAGGAGAAGTACGAGGTCATCCAGTGCATCCGGGACGCCACCATCGTGATCAAGAGCGCCAAGGAGCCCGTGCTGACCCTCACCATCCACCTGACGTCCCCGGCGGTGCGGGAGGAAGTGGAGCGGCAGGCTGCCGGAG ACACGCTCTCAGTCAGCGAGCCCCCGGATGTTCTGGACAGGCAGAAATGCCTGACTGCCTTGGCGTCTCTTCGCCACGCCAAGTGGTTCCAG GCTCGGGCCAACGGACTGAAGTCCTGCGTCATCGTCATCCGCATCCTGAGGGACCTGTGCTCCCGGGTCCCCACCTGGGGCCCCCTGCGCGGATGG CCGTTGGAGTTGCTGTGTGAGAAAGCGATCGGAACGGGGAACCGGCCAATGGGAGCGGGGGAAGCTCTCCGTAGAGTTCTCGAATGCCTGGCTTCTGGAATTCTCATGTCTG ACGGTCCGGGCATCTCTGACCCGTGCGAGAAAGAGACGACGGACGCCATCAGCCACCTGGACCGCCAGCAGCGCGAGGACATCACACAGAGCGCACAG CACGCCTTAAGACTGGCTGCGTTTGGGCAGCTGCACAAAGTGCTGGGGATGGACTCGCTACCCTCCAAAATGCCCAGGAAGCCCCGGAGTGACACCCCCATAGACTACACAG TCCAGATCCCGCCCAGTTCCACTTACGCTCCGCCGATGAAGAGGCCTatcgaggaagaggaaggaggcgACGACAAGAGCCccaacaagaagaagaaaaaactgcagAAGAAAT ccccggaggagAAGGCGGAGCCGGCGCAGGCCATGAACGCGCTGATGCGGCTGAACCAGCTCAAGCCGGGCCTGCAGTACCGGCTGGTGTCCCAGACCGGCCCCGTGCACGTGCCCGTCTTCACCATGGCCGTGGAGGTCGACGGCAAGAGCTACGAGGCCTCGGGGCCGTCCAAGCGCACCGCCAAGCTGCACGTGGCCGTCAAG GTCCTGCAGGACATGGGCCTGCCCACGGGGGTGGAGGTGAAGACCGCCGACCCGGTGAAGGGCGAAGAGGGGACCAATGACACGGAGTCCAATCCCCTGGCCACGCCCGCCGCGGCCGCCGACCCGTCGGCCACGGGCCCCGCCAACTCGGAGGCCGCGGACCTGGCGGAG aaCGCGCGGCAGCAGGGCCCCATCCTCACCAAGCACGGGAAGAACCCGGTGATGGAGCTGAACGAGAAGCGGCGCGGGCTCAAGTACGAGCTCATCTCCGAGACCGGCGGCAGCCACGACAAGCGCTTCGTCATGGAG GTGGAGATCGATGGGCAGAAGTTCCAGGGCACCGGCTCCAATAAGAAGGTGGCCAAGGCGTACGCCGCCCTGGCCGCCCTGGAGAGGCTCTTCCCCGAGGGCTCCACCCCGGAGGCggccaagaagaagaagctcCCCCCGATG CACAACCCCGGCTTTGGCATGATGGGCGGCGCTCCGGCGGATCCCTCGTCCAATCCTAGGGGccgagggagaggggggcgtggccgggggagaggcagagggttCAACAATGCCGGCGGATATAACCAAG GAGGCTACGGAAGCTATGGCTACGGGAACAGTGGGAACTCTGGATACA ATAACTACTACAACAACGGTGGGGCCGGCGAGGGCGTCGGGGCTGCGGGCGGCTGTGCCATGGGCCCGGCCGGCGGGCCTGCGGGCGGGGGCGCCGGTGCCGGCGCCGGGGGCTATGGCGGCTTCTACCAGAACGACGGCGCGTACTCCGCCCCTCCGCCCGCCGTCCCGAAGCCGCCCGGCAAGAAGCCCCCCCTGCACCAGGGCGGGAAGCCGCCGTTCGCCGCCCCCCCGGCGTCGGCGGGCGGGGCGCCGGGAGGCtaccaggccacgccccctccggGGCAAGGCTCCTACAGCCAGTACGGCCAGGGCTACGGGCCGGGCAAGAAGAACTTCAGCCAGAACcagggaggaggcggcggcggcggctactCCAGCTACAGCACCGCCTATCCCAGTCAGGTgacagggggcgggggcagccAGGAGTACAGCTATGAAG GTTACAACAACCAGGCGAACTTCAATGTGCCAGGTGGCGCCAACCCAAGCTATGGGGGAAACCAGGGTTCCTTTGGCAGTCCTGTGGGTTATGGGAGGGGGGAGCCCAGCATGAACTACCAGTACAGATAG
- the ilf3a gene encoding interleukin enhancer-binding factor 3a isoform X2, with the protein MPPPFRQRPMRIFVNDDRHVMAKHSAVYPTQEELEGVQNMVSHTERALKAVSDWLDEQEKGGAKGDSPDAEMEKESEPRPSEQATRTLRGVMRVGLVAKGLLLKGDLDLELVLLCKEKPTITLLKKVAENLSVQLTTITEEKYEVIQCIRDATIVIKSAKEPVLTLTIHLTSPAVREEVERQAAGDTLSVSEPPDVLDRQKCLTALASLRHAKWFQARANGLKSCVIVIRILRDLCSRVPTWGPLRGWPLELLCEKAIGTGNRPMGAGEALRRVLECLASGILMSDGPGISDPCEKETTDAISHLDRQQREDITQSAQHALRLAAFGQLHKVLGMDSLPSKMPRKPRSDTPIDYTVQIPPSSTYAPPMKRPIEEEEGGDDKSPNKKKKKLQKKSPEEKAEPAQAMNALMRLNQLKPGLQYRLVSQTGPVHVPVFTMAVEVDGKSYEASGPSKRTAKLHVAVKVLQDMGLPTGVEVKTADPVKGEEGTNDTESNPLATPAAAADPSATGPANSEAADLAENARQQGPILTKHGKNPVMELNEKRRGLKYELISETGGSHDKRFVMEVEIDGQKFQGTGSNKKVAKAYAALAALERLFPEGSTPEAAKKKKLPPMHNPGFGMMGGAPADPSSNPRGRGRGGRGRGRGRGFNNAGGYNQGGYGSYGYGNSGNSGYSDFVSDCYGYHDFAS; encoded by the exons ATG CCCCCGCCGTTCCGCCAGCGCCCGATGCGCATCTTCGTGAACGACGACCGCCACGTGATGGCCAAGCACTCGGCCGTGTACCCCacgcaggaggagctggagggcgTGCAGAACATGGTCTCGCACACGGAGCGCGCCCTCAAGGCCGTCTCCGACTGGCTGGACGAGCAGGAGAAGGGCGGCGCCAAGGGCGACTCGCCCGACGCCGAAatggagaaggagag CGAACCCAGGCCCTCGGAGCAGGCCACACGCACCCTGCGCGGGGTCATGCGGGTGGGCCTGGTGGCCAAGGGGCTGCTGCTGAAGGGCGATCTGGACCTGGAGCTGGTGCTGCTCTGCAAGGAGAAGCCCACCATCACCCTGCTGAAGAAGGTGGCCGAGAACCTGTCTGTGCAGCTAACG ACCATCACCGAGGAGAAGTACGAGGTCATCCAGTGCATCCGGGACGCCACCATCGTGATCAAGAGCGCCAAGGAGCCCGTGCTGACCCTCACCATCCACCTGACGTCCCCGGCGGTGCGGGAGGAAGTGGAGCGGCAGGCTGCCGGAG ACACGCTCTCAGTCAGCGAGCCCCCGGATGTTCTGGACAGGCAGAAATGCCTGACTGCCTTGGCGTCTCTTCGCCACGCCAAGTGGTTCCAG GCTCGGGCCAACGGACTGAAGTCCTGCGTCATCGTCATCCGCATCCTGAGGGACCTGTGCTCCCGGGTCCCCACCTGGGGCCCCCTGCGCGGATGG CCGTTGGAGTTGCTGTGTGAGAAAGCGATCGGAACGGGGAACCGGCCAATGGGAGCGGGGGAAGCTCTCCGTAGAGTTCTCGAATGCCTGGCTTCTGGAATTCTCATGTCTG ACGGTCCGGGCATCTCTGACCCGTGCGAGAAAGAGACGACGGACGCCATCAGCCACCTGGACCGCCAGCAGCGCGAGGACATCACACAGAGCGCACAG CACGCCTTAAGACTGGCTGCGTTTGGGCAGCTGCACAAAGTGCTGGGGATGGACTCGCTACCCTCCAAAATGCCCAGGAAGCCCCGGAGTGACACCCCCATAGACTACACAG TCCAGATCCCGCCCAGTTCCACTTACGCTCCGCCGATGAAGAGGCCTatcgaggaagaggaaggaggcgACGACAAGAGCCccaacaagaagaagaaaaaactgcagAAGAAAT ccccggaggagAAGGCGGAGCCGGCGCAGGCCATGAACGCGCTGATGCGGCTGAACCAGCTCAAGCCGGGCCTGCAGTACCGGCTGGTGTCCCAGACCGGCCCCGTGCACGTGCCCGTCTTCACCATGGCCGTGGAGGTCGACGGCAAGAGCTACGAGGCCTCGGGGCCGTCCAAGCGCACCGCCAAGCTGCACGTGGCCGTCAAG GTCCTGCAGGACATGGGCCTGCCCACGGGGGTGGAGGTGAAGACCGCCGACCCGGTGAAGGGCGAAGAGGGGACCAATGACACGGAGTCCAATCCCCTGGCCACGCCCGCCGCGGCCGCCGACCCGTCGGCCACGGGCCCCGCCAACTCGGAGGCCGCGGACCTGGCGGAG aaCGCGCGGCAGCAGGGCCCCATCCTCACCAAGCACGGGAAGAACCCGGTGATGGAGCTGAACGAGAAGCGGCGCGGGCTCAAGTACGAGCTCATCTCCGAGACCGGCGGCAGCCACGACAAGCGCTTCGTCATGGAG GTGGAGATCGATGGGCAGAAGTTCCAGGGCACCGGCTCCAATAAGAAGGTGGCCAAGGCGTACGCCGCCCTGGCCGCCCTGGAGAGGCTCTTCCCCGAGGGCTCCACCCCGGAGGCggccaagaagaagaagctcCCCCCGATG CACAACCCCGGCTTTGGCATGATGGGCGGCGCTCCGGCGGATCCCTCGTCCAATCCTAGGGGccgagggagaggggggcgtggccgggggagaggcagagggttCAACAATGCCGGCGGATATAACCAAG GAGGCTACGGAAGCTATGGCTACGGGAACAGTGGGAACTCTGGATACA GTGACTTTGTCTCAGACTGCTATGGCTACCACGATTTTGCATCGTAG